The following coding sequences lie in one Arachis stenosperma cultivar V10309 chromosome 5, arast.V10309.gnm1.PFL2, whole genome shotgun sequence genomic window:
- the LOC130981684 gene encoding trihelix transcription factor DF1-like: MQLEDSSILSLINNKPVMAVTAVAAPEEDGVKGGGEVVVGMEEEEEEEVVNATNSSEENNNSNKGRAEEGGGGGDDGGDKMSFGGNRWPRQETLALLKIRSDMDSVFRDSTLKGPLWEEVSRKLGEIGYKRSAKKCKEKFENVYKYHKRTKEGRTGKSEGKTYKFFDQLQALENHNQFNTNPLPKSSQPLLPANPTLVCSSTLPSTTLTAAATTNNISSTTFAPHSFPNNNSMNLFSSPSSSPTSPSSSTASDEGLEERYKKKRKWKDYFRKLTRQVLAKQEEMQNRFLEAIDRRERERVAQEEAWRLQEMSRIANEHDVLVQERSTAAAKDAAVIALLHKLSGHETQSLQTQIQIQTQIQIQKPETIKAKNSSSSEIVERMSCSSSSRWPKGEVHALIRLRTSLDSKYMENGPKAPLWEDISGGMQRLGYNRSAKRCKEKWENINKYFKKVKESNKQRREDSKTCPYFHELEALYKDKISNNTSFGSFQNNMEPLMVQPEQQWRPPPEPNKDNNNASNEEEEEEYDDDGVEEEEDGDSVGEEEEEGLNRYQIVTNKVSSVDTVE; this comes from the exons ATGCAGCTTGAGGACTCATCCATCCTCTCTCTCATCAATAATAAGCCAGTTATGGCGGTTACGGCGGTGGCGGCACCGGAAGAAGATGGTGTCAAGGGTGGTGGTGaagtggtggttggtatggaagaagaagaagaagaagaagtagtgAATGCAACAAATTCAAGTGAAGagaataataatagtaataaggGAAGAGCAGAagaaggtggtggtggtggcgaCGACGGCGGCGATAAGATGAGCTTTGGTGGAAACCGGTGGCCACGGCAAGAAACTTTGGCTCTCTTAAAGATAAGGTCAGATATGGATTCAGTGTTTCGTGATTCAACTCTCAAAGGTCCACTATGGGAAGAAGTTTCAAG GAAATTAGGAGAAATTGGATACAAGAGAAGTGCAAAGAAATGCAAAGAAAAATTTGAGAATGTGTATAAGTATCACAAGAGAACCAAAGAAGGTAGAACTGGAAAATCTGAAGGAAAAACCTACAAGTTCTTTGATCAATTACAAGCACTTGAGAATCACAATCAATTCAATACAAACCCTCTTCCAAAATCATCACAACCTCTTTTGCCAGCAAATCCTACTCTAGTCTGTTCTTCGACATTGCCGTCAACAACTTTAACTGCAGCAGCCACAACCAACAACATAAGTAGTACTACTTTTGCACCACATTCCTTTCCTAATAACAACAGCATGAACCTTTTTTCATCACCATCGTCGTCACCAACATCTCCATCATCCTCCACAGCTTCAGATGAAGGGTTGGAAGAGAGGTACAAGAAGAAGAGGAAATGGAAGGACTACTTCAGGAAGCTGACTAGGCAAGTCCTTGCAAAGCAAGAGGAGATGCAAAATAGGTTCTTGGAAGCCATAgatagaagagaaagagaaagagtagCACAAGAAGAAGCTTGGAGGTTGCAAGAGATGTCAAGAATCGCCAATGAACACGACGTACTTGTGCAAGAGAGGTCAACAGCTGCGGCCAAAGATGCAGCTGTTATCGCTCTCTTGCACAAGTTATCCGGCCACGAAACACAATCACTACAGACACAGATACAGATACAGACACAGATACAGATACAGAAACCAGAGACAATTAAGGCAAAGAATAGTAGTAGTAGTGAAATAGTTGAAAGAATGAGTTGTTCTTCGTCTTCAAGGTGGCCAAAGGGTGAAGTTCATGCATTGATAAGGCTAAGAACAAGTCTTGATTCGAAGTACATGGAGAATGGACCAAAAGCTCCATTATGGGAGGATATATCAGGTGGAATGCAGAGATTAGGGTACAACCGAAGTGCGAAGAGATGCAAAGAGAAATGGGAGAATATAAACAAGTACTTCAAGAAAGTGAAGGAGAGTAACAAGCAAAGGCGTGAAGATAGCAAGACTTGTCCCTATTTTCATGAGCTTGAAGCTCTTTATAAAGACAAGATTAGCAACAACACCTCCTTTGGAAGTTTCCAGAATAATATGGAGCCTTTGATGGTTCAGCCTGAGCAACAATGGAGGCCACCACCTGAACCCAACaaggacaacaataatgcatcaaatgaagaagaagaagaagagtatgatgatgatggtgttgaagaagaagaagacggaGATagtgttggagaagaagaagaagaaggattgAACCGTTATCAGATTGTGACAAATAAAGTTTCATCAGTGGACACAGTTGAATAA
- the LOC130981670 gene encoding trihelix transcription factor DF1-like: protein MLGDSAVLGTGGGSSGGADAVVATTATFSAAAAVATASAPLPSPPQSVSAAPHHHHDGVAEMGGGGGGGGSTSGDDEKGERSFGGNRWPRQETLALLKIRSDMDVAFRDASVKGPLWEEVSRKLAELGYKRNAKKCKEKFENVYKYHKRTKDGRSGKSEGKTYRFFDQLEALENNPIIHSPALPQKSALQATPVSMVKTTASLPSPPIITTMPQQQQVVVASSGTNTTSAPPISIATVPSIAPTTISMPQIQPNNSNNNNNSSNNNNPVYFPPPPPPPPASSFPSIPAELLSNSSSSSTSSEETIEGGSRRNKRKRRWKEFFEKLMKEVIEKQEDLQKRFLEAIEKREKERSAREEAWRVQELQRINKEREILAQERSIAAAKDQAVMTFLHKIADQQNLPTPPFNNVSQPSPPPPPPPPPPPPPQQTQPTPPVVVPPLPTPPRPPPSMEMVKVVDNNNNNNGENNNNNNNNNSSPLAASSSRWPKAEVEALINLRTSLDAKYQENGPKGPLWEEISALMKKHGYNRNAKRCKEKWENINKYFKKVKESNKKRPQDSKTCPYFHQLDALYRERNSGKHDAAPAIVTTTPLMVRPEQQWPPQTEQPSSQPREVTMEDARKGGNDEDEDEEKDNIGDEDDDEDDDDDDEGGSNFEIVASKPVSAE from the exons ATGCTAGGGGACTCAGCTGTTTTGGGAACAGGAGGAGGCAGCTCTGGAGGAGCAGATGCAGTAGTCGCAACAACCGCGACTTTTTCTGCCGCGGCTGCTGTGGCTACTGCATCAGCACCACTACCATCACCACCACAGTCAGTATCAGCAGCACCGCATCATCATCATGACGGTGTTGCTGAAatgggtggtggtggtggaggtggAGGATCGACCTCCGGGGACGACGAGAAAGGAGAGAGGAGCTTCGGCGGGAACAGGTGGCCGAGACAAGAGACTTTGGCTTTGCTCAAAATACGGTCGGATATGGACGTGGCGTTTCGTGATGCCAGTGTTAAGGGTCCTTTGTGGGAAGAGGTTTCAAG GAAGCTAGCAGAGCTTGGATACAAGAGAAACGCGAAGAAATGCAAAGAGAAATTTGAGAATGTGTACAAGTACCACAAGAGAACGAAAGATGGTAGAAGTGGAAAATCTGAAGGAAAAACATATAGGTTCTTTGATCAATTAGAGGCACTTGAAAACAACCCAATTATTCATTCCCCAGCATTACCTCAAAAATCAGCATTGCAAGCAACACCAGTTTCAATGGTAAAAACAACTGCATCATTGCCATCCCCTCCAATAATTACAACAATGCCACAACAACAACAGGTAGTAGTAGCAAGTAGTGGCACCAACACAACATCAGCACCACCTATTAGTATTGCTACTGTTCCATCAATAGCTCCTACTACTATTTCAATGCCTCAAATTCAACccaataatagtaataataataataatagtagtaataataataatcctgTATATtttcctccaccaccaccaccgccaCCTGCTTCATCTTTTCCGAGTATTCCGGCGGAGCTACTCTCGAATTCGAGCTCTTCTTCGACTTCGTCGGAGGAGACGATCGAAGGAGGGAGTAGGcggaacaagaggaagagaaggtGGAAGGAGTTCTTTGAGAAGCTAATGAAGGAGGTGATAGAGAAGCAGGAGGATCTGCAGAAGAGGTTCCTTGAAGCAATAGAGAAGAGGGAGAAAGAGAGATCCGCTAGAGAAGAAGCATGGAGAGTTCAGGAATTACAAAGAAtcaataaagagagagagattctcGCTCAAGAGAGGTCCATCGCCGCCGCCAAAGACCAAGCCGTCATGACCTTCTTGCACAAAATTGCCGACCAACAAAACCTTCCTACACCGCCATTCAACAATGTTTCTCAACCATCACCACCGCCACCACCGcctcctccaccaccaccaccgccaCAACAAACGCAACCTACCCCGCCGGTGGTGGTGCCGCCATTACCCACACCGCCACGGCCGCCACCAAGCATGGAGATGGTGAAAGTTGTtgataacaacaacaacaacaatggagagaataacaataacaacaataataataattcgtCACCGCTGGCGGCGAGTTCTTCGCGGTGGCCGAAAGCTGAAGTTGAGGCGCTGATAAACCTGAGAACAAGCCTTGATGCGAAGTACCAAGAGAATGGACCAAAAGGACCATTGTGGGAAGAGATTTCAGCGTTGATGAAGAAGCATGGTTATAACAGGAACGCTAAGAGGTGCAAGGAGAAGTGGGAGAACATCAACAAGTACTTCAAGAAAGTCAAAGAGAGTAACAAGAAGAGGCCTCAAGATTCAAAGACTTGTCCCTATTTTCACCAGCTTGATGCTCTTTACAGGGAGAGGAATAGCGGCAAGCATGACGCTGCTCCCGCCATTGTCACTACAACGCCGTTAATGGTAAGGCCGGAGCAGCAGTGGCCTCCTCAGACGGAGCAGCCGTCCTCGCAGCCACGAGAAGTAACCATGGAAGACGCTCGGAAGGGAGGCAATGATGAGGATGAGGACGAGGAGAAGGATAATATTGGTGATGAAGACGACGACGAAGACGATGATGATGACGACGAAGGTGGTAGTAACTTTGAGATTGTGGCAAGCAAGCCAGTTTCTGCCGAGTGA